GACATTTGTGTCGCGATTGGTATGGGAGAAAAACTTACAGACTTTTGTGGATACAGTTAAGAAGCTTCAACAAACACATCAAAATATTAAGCCGATGATTGTGGGTGATGGTCCGGCCTTAAAGGAGTTGGAACATATGTTGACTGATGCCCACTTTACCGGTTTTATTACCGGTGATGAGTTGAGCCGTGCATATGCCAGCAGTGATGTGTTCCTGTTTCCATCTGAGACAGAAACATTTGGCAATGTAACACTTGAGGCAATGTCGAGTGGCTTGCCCTGTGTGGTCGCTGACGCAACGGGCAGCCGGTCATTAGTGGAGTCGGGCGTCAATGGATTTTTGGCACCGCCCAGAGATACCGAAGTCTTTGCAGAATGTATAGAAAAGATTGTTGAAGATGATGAGCTGGCTACAGAAATGGGAGAAGCAGCGCGCCAAAAAGCACTAGCTTATTCGTGGGACAATGTAAACGGCAAGCTGTTGGATAATTATCGCGAAGCTCTGGACGAGCCACGGCCAGCACTTAAATTTTAGTCTTAAAAAGCATATTGTGCGTATACTTTACGTCTCGCATACACATCCGCCCGAAGGAAAGATCCTGGAAAATGTAGGCGGAATGCAACGAGTAAGCCAGCAACTTATTAAAGAGCTGAAGCACCAAGAGTCAGTTCGTGTTTTTACAGAAACCATTAATGTTTCTGAAGAAGGGAAGATTGCTTTTAACACCGCCTCATTTTTATTCAGGCAGATATTTCGGCTTCCACATAAAATTGAGGAATACAATGCTGATGTGGTATTGTTCTCTTCGATGGTAACGGCTAGTATATCTTACTTTATCAAACACAAGGTTTCGGTGCCGATGGTGACTATAAATCACGGCCGGGATGTTACGCTACCCGTAAAATTATATCAGTGGTTTGTACCCAAGATATTTGAGAGCCTGGATGGGGTCATCTCGGTATCAAGGGCTACACGTGAGGAATGTATCAAACGTGGGATGTCGCCCGATAAGGGCGTTGCGCTGGCTAATGGTTTTGATATGGCAGCGTTAAATAATTTTCCCGATAAGGCAGAATCCCGCCGGCGTTTACAACAAAATTTTCGTATCCCGCTTGATAATCATTTTATGTTACTTACCGTAGGACGAAAAGTAAAGCGTAAAGGGCATGAATGGTTTATCCGGGAGGTTATGTCAAAGCTTGATGACCGCATTATTTATGTGACTGTGGGTGACGGCCCCGAATTTGAAAGTATTGAAGAATTGGCGGAACAGGTTCCATATAGCGACCGCATATTTTTGCTGGGACGCCAGCCCGATGAAGTATTAAAACAGGCCTATGCTGCTGCTGATCTTTTTGTGATGCCCAATATCCCCGTTGAAGGAGATATGGAAGGTTTTGGCATTGTGCTGTTGGAGGCCAATATGGCACGGACACCGGCTGTAGCATCAGATCTTGAAGGTATTAAAGATGTTATATCGCAGGGCCAAAACGGGTATCGGGTTCCTACACTTGATGCGGAGCAATTTGCAGTAAAAGTACGAAGTATGCTGGAGGGACAATTGGAACATTTTTCTCGTCAAACACGTACCTATGTACAAGAACAGTTTAGTTGGTCTCATGTGGCCCAAGAATACGTCGATTTTTTAGAAACTGTAGTACAAAACCACCATAGCAGGCATATCAATTAATATTATCTTATTCATAATTTGATTGATGTTTAATATGGAAGTATATTTACAATGATAAGCACTCTCCAAAAAAGCCGAAAATAAGAGCGAATGGCCGAATCCAATTCTGATGTAAGAACAAAAGATATTTTCTCCAAGGCTTACGATTTCACCAAAGCGGATGAAATCAAAGATCGGGGGCTTTATCCTTACTTTAAACCTCTGCAGGCCACGGATGGAACTACCGTTCAGATTGATGAACGTGAAGTAATTATGGCTGGCTCCAATAACTATCTGGGGTTAACCAATGACCCTCGTGTTATTGAAGCGGCACGTGAGGTTCTTAAATCTTATGGAACGGGTTGCACCGGATCGCGTTATTTAAATGGCACGTTGGATCTGCATCTCGAACTTGAAGAGAAGCTTGCAGACTTTATGCGCAAAGATTCATGCGTGCTTTTTAGTACCGGTTATCAAACCAACGAGGGTGCTATACAAACAATTGCCGGTCGCCGTGACGTTATTTTTTCAGATAAAGATAATCATGCTTGTATTGTTACGGGCACGCTTGTTTCTAATGCCAAGACCATGCGATATCAGCATAACAATATGGAACAGCTGGAAAAGTTGTTAAATCGTGCTGATGAAAAAGCAGGCAAGATTATTGTCAGTGACGGCGTTTTCTCAATGTCAGGGACCATTGCCAAAGTTCCTAAACTAGTAGAACTAAAGAAGAAGTTTGATACTCGCCTTTATCTTGATGATGCTCATGCCATTGGGGTAGTGGGTGAAGGCGGTCGGGGATCGGCTTCTACGCATGGTCTGATGGACGAGGTTGATCTGATTAGCGGAACATTTTCTAAGTCATTTGCATCCCTCGGTGGCTTTTTGGTGGGTGATGAAGAAGTAATTGAGTTTATTCGGCACAATTCTCCTGCGCACATTTTTAGTGCATCTATGCCACCTGCTAATGTGGCTACGGTACTAAAAGCGCTTGAGATCTTGCAGGATGAGACCTGGAGACTCGAGCGGCTGGAAGAAATTTCTGATTATATGCGTAATTCTCTCAAAGATATGGGATTCAATGTTTGGAGTTCCCAAACACCTATTATTCCAGTTGTTATTGGTGAAATGATGGAGTGTTTCGAATTTTGGAAAGGGCTCTTTGAGGCGGGAGTTTACGTAAATGCAGTAGTACCGCCGGGAGTCCCCGAGGGACAGTCGCTTGTTCGAACCAGCTATATGGCCACGCACACCGAAGACCATCTCAATCGCATTTTAGAAGCTTTCCGCAAAGTGGGGATTGAACAGGGTATCATCGATCAAAACGGTCATTCACTACTCGGGGACAATTAGACTGTGGCACATTCTCATCGTACTAATGGAATTACACTTGCAACTTCTAAGGAAGAGCGCAAGCAGTTTATCGACTTTCCCTATCAGCACTATGCTGAAGATGAGTACTGGGTAGCTCCACTTAAGATGGAGCAGAAAAAACTTATTGATGAAGAAAAAAACCCTTTTTATGAAAATGGCGAAATTGCCCTTTTCCTTGCTGAACAAAATGGTGAGATATGTGGTCGCATAGCAGCTATTTGTGATCACCGCTACAATAATCATCATGACAGTAATACTGGTTTCTTTGGATTTTTTGAGTGTATTGATGATCAGTCAGTGGCAGACTTGTTATTTAAAGTAGCCGGAGATTGGCTTCGTGAGCAGGGGTATACCGATATCTTGGGGCCGGCTAATCCCAGTATGATGGATGAGATAGGTATTTTGGTGGATGGATTTGAGTACTATCCCAGTATTATGATGCCTTACCATAAACCATATTACAATAAGCTCATTAAAAATGCCGGTCTTGCCAAAGAAATGGATATGTATGCTTTTAGGGCCACACAGGAAAATGTTAAGTTGGATCGTATGTACCGGGCCGAAGAAATCGTGCGCCGTCGCCTGCCGCTTCTTGAAATTAGAGAAATCGATTTAAGTCAGATTGACCAGGAAGTCGAAATTGTACGACGAATTTTTAACGAAGCCTGGTCGGGGAATTGGGGATTTATTCCTCTTACGAAAGAAGAGTTGGCCGACCTGGCCCAAGACTTAAAACTTATTTTAGCTACAAAGGTAGCACATATTGCCGAGGTAGATGGAGAGCCAGTTGCCTTTTCTATTGCACTTCCCGACTTAAACCAAGCGCTCCGGCATATGGATGGTACGCTCTTTCCGACGGGTATTTTTAAACTGTTATGGCACCGGCGAAATATTGATCAGATTCGTACAGCTTTGATGGGCGTTTTACCTAAATATCAGGGTAAGGGTATAGATGCACTTCTTCACAAAGAGGCCATTGTTAACGGTAGAGAGGTTGGATACCATTCATCAGAGCTGAGCTGGGTTTTAGAATCCAATAAAGCAATGATACAGGTTGCCGAAAAAATTGGTGCTCATATTGAAAAGACCTACCGGATGTACAGTAGTGAGCTTTAAAGTTTACTGTTTAAGAAGATTGTTATTCAACTTCGGTAAGGTTCTTGATGGTAATAAGCCAATTTTTATACTCCGAAATTTATCAAAAATTTTGTACTTTCAACCTGCTTGATGAGCACCTATTATCATTAAGTATGATGAACAAATTTTGACTTAAATTTTGGATGTATGAGCGATTACCGTGTTGAAGAAGATTCAATGGGTGAAATTAATGTTCCCAAAGATGCTTATTATGGCGCACAAACCCAGCGAGCGATAGATAACTTTCCTGTAAGTGATATTCGATTCAGCCGAAATTTCATTGAAGCCTTGGGTATGGTTAAAGAGCATGCCGCTAAGGTCAATGCCGCTCTTGGCGAAGTTGATGAAGGGATAGCCAACGCTATAAAGCAGGCTGCGCAAGAGGTATCTGAAGGTGCATTTGATAAAGATTTTGCTATCGACATTTTCCAGACGGGTTCCGGTACTTCCACCAATATGAATGCTAACGAGATTATTGCTCGTCGTGCCAATGAGATAAAAGATGATGATGTAGAGGTCGATATTCATCCTAATGATCATGTCAATTATGGGCAGAGTTCTAATGATGTAATTCCGACGTCTATTCGTTTATCAGCAGTATTAGCTGTAAAAAATACTCTCATACCTGCACTTAAAGAACTTAAAGAAGAATTTCAGGCAAAAGGCAACGAATTTTCCGATGTAGCGAAAACAGGTCGTACCCACCTGATGGATGCGATGCCGGTAACCATCAAGCAGGAGTTTGATGGTTATTCTCGTCAGCTGCAGTTGAACATTGAACGACTGGAGTCGGCGCTGGAACGGATGACAGAACTTCCGCAGGGTGGTACCGCGGTAGGAACAGGCTTAAACACAAATCCGAAGTTTGGAGCCGAGATGGCGGCATCATTGTCAGAAGAAACGGGTATTGATTTTAGTGAAGCTGAAGATCACTTTGAGGCACAGGCAACAGTTGACGCCCCGGTAGAACTGAGTGGTCAGCTCAAAACCATTGCAGTGGGACTTATGAAAATGGGTAACGATCTGCGATGGATGAACTCCGGTCCCAATAGTGGCATTGGCGAAATTAAACTCGAAGCGCTACAGCCGGGCTCATCAATTATGCCGGGCAAGATAAATCCAGTGATTGAAGAGTCAATAACTATGGTTTGTGCTCAGGTTATTGGTAATGATTCGGCCATTACTGTAGCGGGACAGTCCGGTAATTTTGAGCTTAACGTAATGCTGCCGGTAGTGGCACATAATCTGTTGGAATCTATTACTATACTGGGAAATGCCGTCGCTAATTTTGCTCGAAAATCGGTTTCTCGACTAACTGTTAATAAAGACAAGGTAGCTGATATGGTGGGACGAAATCCGGTATTAGTTACCGCATTGAATCCGCTTATCGGGTATGATAAAGCTTCCAAAATAGCTAAAAAGGCATTTAAAGAGGAGCGTCCTGTGAAAGAAGTCGCTCGTGAGATGACAGATTTGAGCGATGAAGAATTGGATGAAGCACTAGATCCCATTAAGATGACGAAGGGCGGTTTTATGGAATAAGAGTGGAAGGCTTTGTAAAACTATAATACTATCCCGACTCCCGTCAGGTGGAGAAAGATCTTAAATTGCAGTACTATTTTTGATCAGATTAATAAAGCAACGAACTGTGATTATGTTTAAGGTTCTTCGTCGCTTTTTCCTCGGAATAAAATAGCCAACGTTAGTTCAAATTTTTAAAAACAATTTTAGTACTTGCTGCTGTATTAGTCAGCGGCGCTAATTCAACGGATATTATGGCACCTACAAAAACAAAAGAAAGCACACAGTCTGAGGCTGAAATTGATATTGAAAATCGCAAGGAAGAAATTCTCCAAGATTATAAACTGGCGGTAAAGAGCCGTGAAGTTTCCTATATCGGTCGCAAAGAAACGCTTACCGGAAAGGCCAAGTTCGGTATTTTTGGAGACGGTAAGGAGCTTCCCCAGATTGCCATGGCCAAGTATTTTAAGAACGGTGATTTCCGTGCTGGATATTACCGTGATCAGACTTTCATGATGGCTATTGATCAAGTAACTATACAGCAATTTTTTGCTCAGCTGTATGCACATGCTAATATCGAAGAAGAACCGAATTCCGGCGGTCGCCAAATGAATGCCCACTTTAGCACACGAAGCCTCAATGATGATGGCAGTTGGAAGGATCTGACAGAGATGAAAAATACGTCTCCCGATATTTCCCCCACCGCCGGACAGATGTCACGCCTGCTTGGATTAGCACAAGCTTCACAGATTTATCGTAATCACGATGAGCTGTTGGACAAAGAAGAATTTCAAAAGTTTTCAGATGACGGTAGTGAAATTGCGTGGGGCACAATTGGTGATGCCAGTACTTCGGAAGGGGTCTTTTGGGAAACTATCAATGCTGCCGGTGTGCTGCAGGTCCCGATGGTACTTTCTGTATGGGATGACGGCTATGGCATTTCAGTACCGCGCAAATACCAGACCACCAAAGAAAGTATTTCTGATGTTCTGGCTGGTTTTCAGCGTACTGAAGATCAAGAGGGACTGGAAATTCTGACCGTTAATGCTTGGGATTATCCTGCGCTAATGAAGACCTATGAAGAAGCTGCTGCTATTGCACGGGAAGAACATGTTCCGGTGCTTATTCATGTAAAAGAAGTTACGCAGCCACAGGGGCATTCTACCTCAGGTTCGCATGAGCGATATAAGTCGGATGAACGCCTGGAGTGGGAAGAAGAATTCTGCTGTATCAACAAAACGCGTCAGTGGTTGATCGACGAAGATATTGCTACTGCTGATGAAATTGAAGAGATCGAAGAGGCTGCCAAATCAGAGGTAAAAGATGCTCAGAAAGCAGCATGGAAATCCTTTAAGGGAGAGCTCAAAGAAGAGCTCAAAACAGCTACTGCACTTATAGATGATTTATCTTCAGAAAGTTCGCACGCTGATGCGCTTAAAGAGGTTAAAAAGGAGATGAAGGCACCGATGGTTCCGTTGCGCAAATATATTGTTTCAGGAGTGCGTAAAGCCCTTCGCATTGTCCGTGATGAGCAGCTGGAAAGCAAGAATAAGCTAAAGCAGTGGCTGGATGAAAGTAATCAGGCAAATGAAGAGCGGTACGATACGCATTTGTATAGTGAAACAGCAGATTCACCGCTTAATGTAGAAGAAGTGACACCTACTTATTCGGATGATCCCGAAGAAGTAGATGGACGTGTTGTATTGCGTGATAATTTTGATAAGCTCTTTGAACAATATCCTGAGACGCTCGTTTTTGGTGAGGACACCGGTAAGCTGGGTGATGTAAATAAAGGACTTGAAAATATGCAGGATAAATATGGCGAACTGCGTGTCCGCGATACCGGCATTCGTGAGGCTACTATTTTAGGACAGGGCATTGGGATGGCGCTGCGCGGACTCCGACCCATTGCCGAAATTCAGTATCTCGATTATCTGCTGTACTGTTTTCAGGGATTAAGTGATGACCTTGCCACTGTTCGCTACCGCAGCATGGGCGGACAGAAGGCACCGCTGATTGTCCGTACGCGGGGGCATCGTCTTGAGGGAATATGGCACACCGGTTCTCCCATGGGTATGATTATCAACGGAGTTCGGGGGCTACATGTGTGCGTGCCCCGCAATCTTACGGAAGCGGCAGGCATGTACAATACGCTGTTGCAGGGTGATGATCCTGCACTGATGATTGAACCGCTCAATGCGTATCGCCTGAAGGAAAAAATGCCGGATAATCTGGGTGAATTTACGGTGCCGCTCGGTATTCCCAATATTGTTTCAGAAGGTAGTGATATTACTATTGTTTCTTATGGATCTACTTGTAACATTTGTGAATCGGTACTTCCGGAACTTGAAGAAGTTGGCATTTCTGCTGAGCTTATTGACGTGCGTACATTGTTGCCGTTCGATCGCAACCAAGATATTGTAGCATCGCTCGAAAAAACGAATCGCATTTTGTTTGTGGATGAGGATGTGCCGGGCGGCGCGTCGGCCTATATGATGAACAAAGTACTTCAGGAGCAGAAAGGGTATTATTATCTGGATTCTGAACCTCAATGTCTCACCGCTAAAGCACATCGTGGAGCATATGGTTCTGATGGTGATTACTTTTCCAAGCCTAATGAAGAGGATATCTTTGAGGCGATATATGCGCTTATGAGTGAGGCTAATCCGGCCCAATATCCACCGATTTATGAATAATTATACTTCGTCGGCCGACTGAAGGGGATGAGAGTAGAGAAGGGAAACTCTTCCTCCTCTAAATTAATCCCCGTGCCTTAAGCTCCAGGTACTTATTAATGGTATTGACCGAAAGGTCTTGTGGTCGTGTGAGGATCGTTTGAATGCCATGCTGATTTAAGATGCGCACGATGCTTCTTTTTTCAAAGGCAAACTTTTCAGCCATAGTTTTTATATAAATATCCTCCTCATCCTCTGGAGTACTATCAAGCAGATCATCCAGCTCAGTATTAATAAAAAAGATATTCACCAGTAAATGCTTAGAAGCAATATGTTTTAGCACAGGCAGTTTGCGCTTCATGCTGCTGAGCGTCTGGAAGTTAGTGTACAGCAGTATCAGGCTGCGCTGGTGGACCTTATTATGCAGAAAGGTAAGGAGCCGGTTAAAATCCGATTCCATGAAATTAGTTTCTACATTGTAAAGGGCCTCCTGGATGCGGTAGATGTGGCTCCGTTTCTTTTGGGCAGGCACAATCATATTTTCGTGGTCGCCAAAAGTAACAAAGCCCGCCTTATCATGTTTGGTGAGTGCAATATTCGAGATCGCCAGACTACTGTTAATTGCATAGTCCAGCAGGCTTAATCCCTCAAAGGGCATCTTCATAACACGTCCGGTATCAATGACGCTGTATATTTGCTGCGATCGTTCATCCCGATACTGGTTTACCATCAAATCATTAGCGCGTGCCGTGGCCTTCCAGTTGATAGAACGCACATCATCACCGCGCACATATTCTCTGATTTGATCGAACTCCATAGTGTGACCAATACGCCTGATTTTCTTGATGCCCACATCCTGCAGTTGATCCGAGATAGCTTTTAGTTCCAGCTGACGCATTTGAATGAAAGATGGATAGACCGGCACACTTTGTTCTTCATTAAAACGGAGTCGGCGTTCAACAAGTCCCAATGGTGATGAGGCATACACATTTAAAGCACCGAAGCTATATTCACCGCGTTGGGTAGGTGTTAACTCATAACTTATTTCAGTAGATTTGTGGGCATCAGCTTTGAAGTCGAAGTGATGATTGCGCCGCTGAAATTGAAACGGAAGCTCATCGATAATTGTAAATGAGGCATGAAACGGATAGACGTGGGACAGTGTAATCGAAATGTGATTTGGATCCCCGTTGGAGAGTCGTTTTGGTAAGTTTCTACCTGCTTGTACCGGTTGGTTATATCGAAAGAGCATCAGGCTGTCAATGACGATGCATATACCCATAGCCAGCAACAGCATTTTTGCTGCAGCATAGAGCAGGGGGTAAAAATAGCCAAGTATAAAAATACCGGCTATAACGGCCAACAGGGTAAAGAGTCGGTCTTTTAGGTAGATATTTCGGAGGAAACGGACTATCGCGGTACCTCAATTTGTTCTAAAATTCGGCTTATTACTTCATCGGCATTGGTTCCTTCCATTTCTTTTTCGGGAGTCAGTATCAGCCGGTGTCGTAAGACCGGAGGTGCCATCTGTTGTACATCTTCTGGAATTACGAAATCACGTCCCATAACAGCGGCCCAGGCCTGTGAAGCACGCATTAAAAATACAGATGCCCGCGGTGATGCTCCCATGTGGATGGCACTGTGATTACGGCTGCGCTGAGTAATTTGGGTAATATATTGCATCAGCGATTTTTCAACATGAACCTGGGTTACTTTTTGTTGGTTTTTGATCAGACGTTTAGACTCAACTACGGCCTCGAGCTGATCGGGATTTGTTTTATGGTTTCGTTTGTGGGCACCTTCAAGAATTGCCGTTTCGTGATTCGATTCGGGATATCCAACTTCAATTTTAAACAGAAAACGATCAAGTTGAGCTTCAGGCAGCTTGTATGTGCCCTCTTGCTCAATAGGATTTTGTGTTGCCAGGATGATGAAAGGTTCATCCATTGTATAAGTAGTGCCGTCAACAGATATTTGTCGTTCTTGCATCACCTCAAAAAGAGCAGCCTGTGTTTTAGCGGGCGAACGGTTTACTTCGTCAATGAGCACTACATTGGCAAAAACCGGACCTTCTTTAAAATTGAATTCTGTTGTTTTGGGATTAAAAACCGAAGTGCCAATTACATCCGAGGGCATAAGATCGGGGGTAAACTGTATGCGCGAAAAATCCGTAGAAATGGTTTGAGCCAGTAGTTTGGCCGACAACGTTTTAGCTACGCCAGGTACACCTTCGATAAGTACGTGTCCATTAGCCAGCAGAGCCGTAATTAACAGGTCGATCATTTTCTGCTGGCCCAAGATAATTTTACTGATTTCTGCACGTATTTGATCAGCCATTTCTTGGATGCCCGAAAGATCGGTGCGATCTTCGAATGAAGGTGCAAAGGTGTTTGATTCTTCAGATGTATTATTCATCGTGATGATTGTTGGTAAAAGGTTTCAATTTGGTTATTCAGCTTCCAAAGTTCTTTTGCAGAAATATCTTGTTTCTTTTTAATAGCTGTAATTTGCTCAAAGAGATGTTGTACTGTTTCAATATCTGTATCAGTTCGCTGGGCTACTCGCTGTACAAAATTGGGATGTTCACGTCCGACATCCACATTCAACTCTTCGCGGATATAATCCATCAAGTAAATAATTTTCTTGTCCGACAGTTCTTTACGGTTGCCGCTCTGATGGGATAATCGACCAATGGTTTCAATAAACTGCAGCGTCGTATTTTGGGGTTTCTCAATTATTGGGATGATGCGCTCACGTCGTTTTGCACGAAAGATAATAAATAAAAACAGTCCGCAAAGTGTGGTAATCCATGCCCATTTTAGAGAATCACGGGACACGATATAACGGAGCGGAGAGCTGTTTGTAGCCCGGCCTGCCTTGTAATATTCATCCCATGCTGTGGGAGCTTTTGGCAGATATGACAAAGTGCGAAAGGCATAGGTTGCCTGACTATAATTTCGCATATAATAATTGGTGAAAATATAAGGCACAGTATGAATATAAAAAGCTCCATCCCCGTTTTTGATTCTAATAAAGTTTGACTGATCTTTTTCGGTGGTGCCCAATACGGTGGTGTTTGCAGTATCAAAATCAGTAAAATGGAATTCTGCAAGTTGTTTAGAATACCCCCAGCCCCCAGGTTTTTGCAGCCGCTTGTTTGTAAAAGAAAAATGAACGGTATCTTGTTGCAAGAGTTTAAGACCGTTTTCGAAAATAGGAGCTTCAGATAGTGAAATTCCGAGCGTATCGGCTAATGTACCCTGAATTCGGTAAGCAGAAATAAAGATATTTTTTCCTTCTTTCACTTGCCGGACTAATCTTTCAGTCTCAAATTTGTCGGGACTAAATTTATTATTAATGAAAATGATGTTCTTGCCCTTAAGTGAGTCGTCAGTGGTGTAAACAGGCTTATTTTGGTAGCGGAGATCTTCCTCAGGAAAAAGTTGAGGCAACTTATCTCGCATAATAAAACACCCATATGGTATTTTAGAGATACCTGAATAACTTTCTGTCCAGTTGATGGGTTTGGGCTGACTCCATTCATACACAAAATAGGCCAGAAGAGAAACGGTTAAAATACTTATGTATAGATGTTTCTTTTTCACTCTACAGACTGCATTTGTGTTGTCATTTCTTTAAATCGGCTGTGCATATGTTTAAAATCATCACCAGAAATTGAAAAGCCGCCGTACTCGGTAAATTCATAGTAGCGGGTAACTTCACGAAATAGATTACGCAATCGTGATTCCTTAATTTCGTGAAGATAATCGTGGTTGGTTTTATTTTGTTTCCATTCTATATACCCACCTTGTTGCAGTTGATGTAGTTTCTGCTGGTATAAATATCGAATAGCTAACCGGTATTGTTGGTTATCAATAGCCTTGGTGACCAGCCGGTCCCAATTGTGTGTTTCATTTTCAGCTTGGTTGATACTAAATTCTTGGGGACGCTCAGCCGTGCTACCTGCAAAAAGTTGCCGGAGATTTCCTTTTAGGTATTGGTTTATCAAAAGGATGATAAGACCGCCAAACAGCACATATAAAAGTATTTTTAGTAAACCGCGGATGGTAGCATTACTAAAAAATTTATTGAGCTGTTCGCCAATCCAGCTTTTAATTTTATTCAGCAGTGATTGTTCTTCTTTAGGTGTTCGCCCATAATTAAATGCTTCGTCATTACTATATTCCGCCCAATCTTCTTGTGCAGGTTGCCGTACCTCTACCGCTGTA
The sequence above is a segment of the Fodinibius salinus genome. Coding sequences within it:
- a CDS encoding aminotransferase class I/II-fold pyridoxal phosphate-dependent enzyme, coding for MAESNSDVRTKDIFSKAYDFTKADEIKDRGLYPYFKPLQATDGTTVQIDEREVIMAGSNNYLGLTNDPRVIEAAREVLKSYGTGCTGSRYLNGTLDLHLELEEKLADFMRKDSCVLFSTGYQTNEGAIQTIAGRRDVIFSDKDNHACIVTGTLVSNAKTMRYQHNNMEQLEKLLNRADEKAGKIIVSDGVFSMSGTIAKVPKLVELKKKFDTRLYLDDAHAIGVVGEGGRGSASTHGLMDEVDLISGTFSKSFASLGGFLVGDEEVIEFIRHNSPAHIFSASMPPANVATVLKALEILQDETWRLERLEEISDYMRNSLKDMGFNVWSSQTPIIPVVIGEMMECFEFWKGLFEAGVYVNAVVPPGVPEGQSLVRTSYMATHTEDHLNRILEAFRKVGIEQGIIDQNGHSLLGDN
- a CDS encoding glycosyltransferase family 4 protein, producing the protein MRILYVSHTHPPEGKILENVGGMQRVSQQLIKELKHQESVRVFTETINVSEEGKIAFNTASFLFRQIFRLPHKIEEYNADVVLFSSMVTASISYFIKHKVSVPMVTINHGRDVTLPVKLYQWFVPKIFESLDGVISVSRATREECIKRGMSPDKGVALANGFDMAALNNFPDKAESRRRLQQNFRIPLDNHFMLLTVGRKVKRKGHEWFIREVMSKLDDRIIYVTVGDGPEFESIEELAEQVPYSDRIFLLGRQPDEVLKQAYAAADLFVMPNIPVEGDMEGFGIVLLEANMARTPAVASDLEGIKDVISQGQNGYRVPTLDAEQFAVKVRSMLEGQLEHFSRQTRTYVQEQFSWSHVAQEYVDFLETVVQNHHSRHIN
- a CDS encoding GNAT family N-acetyltransferase, coding for MAHSHRTNGITLATSKEERKQFIDFPYQHYAEDEYWVAPLKMEQKKLIDEEKNPFYENGEIALFLAEQNGEICGRIAAICDHRYNNHHDSNTGFFGFFECIDDQSVADLLFKVAGDWLREQGYTDILGPANPSMMDEIGILVDGFEYYPSIMMPYHKPYYNKLIKNAGLAKEMDMYAFRATQENVKLDRMYRAEEIVRRRLPLLEIREIDLSQIDQEVEIVRRIFNEAWSGNWGFIPLTKEELADLAQDLKLILATKVAHIAEVDGEPVAFSIALPDLNQALRHMDGTLFPTGIFKLLWHRRNIDQIRTALMGVLPKYQGKGIDALLHKEAIVNGREVGYHSSELSWVLESNKAMIQVAEKIGAHIEKTYRMYSSEL
- a CDS encoding DUF58 domain-containing protein, which gives rise to MAVIAGIFILGYFYPLLYAAAKMLLLAMGICIVIDSLMLFRYNQPVQAGRNLPKRLSNGDPNHISITLSHVYPFHASFTIIDELPFQFQRRNHHFDFKADAHKSTEISYELTPTQRGEYSFGALNVYASSPLGLVERRLRFNEEQSVPVYPSFIQMRQLELKAISDQLQDVGIKKIRRIGHTMEFDQIREYVRGDDVRSINWKATARANDLMVNQYRDERSQQIYSVIDTGRVMKMPFEGLSLLDYAINSSLAISNIALTKHDKAGFVTFGDHENMIVPAQKKRSHIYRIQEALYNVETNFMESDFNRLLTFLHNKVHQRSLILLYTNFQTLSSMKRKLPVLKHIASKHLLVNIFFINTELDDLLDSTPEDEEDIYIKTMAEKFAFEKRSIVRILNQHGIQTILTRPQDLSVNTINKYLELKARGLI
- a CDS encoding alpha-ketoacid dehydrogenase subunit alpha/beta encodes the protein MAPTKTKESTQSEAEIDIENRKEEILQDYKLAVKSREVSYIGRKETLTGKAKFGIFGDGKELPQIAMAKYFKNGDFRAGYYRDQTFMMAIDQVTIQQFFAQLYAHANIEEEPNSGGRQMNAHFSTRSLNDDGSWKDLTEMKNTSPDISPTAGQMSRLLGLAQASQIYRNHDELLDKEEFQKFSDDGSEIAWGTIGDASTSEGVFWETINAAGVLQVPMVLSVWDDGYGISVPRKYQTTKESISDVLAGFQRTEDQEGLEILTVNAWDYPALMKTYEEAAAIAREEHVPVLIHVKEVTQPQGHSTSGSHERYKSDERLEWEEEFCCINKTRQWLIDEDIATADEIEEIEEAAKSEVKDAQKAAWKSFKGELKEELKTATALIDDLSSESSHADALKEVKKEMKAPMVPLRKYIVSGVRKALRIVRDEQLESKNKLKQWLDESNQANEERYDTHLYSETADSPLNVEEVTPTYSDDPEEVDGRVVLRDNFDKLFEQYPETLVFGEDTGKLGDVNKGLENMQDKYGELRVRDTGIREATILGQGIGMALRGLRPIAEIQYLDYLLYCFQGLSDDLATVRYRSMGGQKAPLIVRTRGHRLEGIWHTGSPMGMIINGVRGLHVCVPRNLTEAAGMYNTLLQGDDPALMIEPLNAYRLKEKMPDNLGEFTVPLGIPNIVSEGSDITIVSYGSTCNICESVLPELEEVGISAELIDVRTLLPFDRNQDIVASLEKTNRILFVDEDVPGGASAYMMNKVLQEQKGYYYLDSEPQCLTAKAHRGAYGSDGDYFSKPNEEDIFEAIYALMSEANPAQYPPIYE
- a CDS encoding class II fumarate hydratase; the encoded protein is MSDYRVEEDSMGEINVPKDAYYGAQTQRAIDNFPVSDIRFSRNFIEALGMVKEHAAKVNAALGEVDEGIANAIKQAAQEVSEGAFDKDFAIDIFQTGSGTSTNMNANEIIARRANEIKDDDVEVDIHPNDHVNYGQSSNDVIPTSIRLSAVLAVKNTLIPALKELKEEFQAKGNEFSDVAKTGRTHLMDAMPVTIKQEFDGYSRQLQLNIERLESALERMTELPQGGTAVGTGLNTNPKFGAEMAASLSEETGIDFSEAEDHFEAQATVDAPVELSGQLKTIAVGLMKMGNDLRWMNSGPNSGIGEIKLEALQPGSSIMPGKINPVIEESITMVCAQVIGNDSAITVAGQSGNFELNVMLPVVAHNLLESITILGNAVANFARKSVSRLTVNKDKVADMVGRNPVLVTALNPLIGYDKASKIAKKAFKEERPVKEVAREMTDLSDEELDEALDPIKMTKGGFME